The sequence atatttcaaagaaatattagtaatatttttaaagattatttcaacttcatgtttgtttatattgataatattcttatagcatcaaaaaacatagatgaacatgttaaacatttagagattttctctaaaatttgtaaacaagaaggacttgtttaatctataaaaaaaaagcagtcatagcaacaaggaaaattgaattccttggaatcgagattgatgaaactagaataattctacaaccccatattgtggaaaaggtaaagaatttaacagataaactcaaagatataaaacaactccaaagttttctcggagtagttaattttgcagggatgttcataaacaatctggCAATGTATAGAAAGGTTtttagtcctttgttaaaaaaagatgcaaggtttatatggaccgatgaacacactaaaggggtaaaccaattaaaggagatatgtaagaatctcccaaaaatggctatacccgtggatgatgatctggtgttatttacggatgccagtgacgaatggtgggaGCAGTTCTTACTAAAatcactccggatggagaaataccatgtaGATATTGTAGAGGTCTTTTTTCAAAATCTGTGgctatcagatggcatatcaacgagaaggaattttatgcagttaaaagggctttcgaaaaatggtcattatttttacttgctaaaaaattcactttgaaggttgataacactcaggtaaaagctttcctaaggaataagattgaatctaaacctgagaaagctaggttattaagatggcaagctttatgtcaaaattatatttttgatattgttattattaaatctcatgaaaatattcttgcagatttcttaacaagagatggaagacagtgacgtagattccatcatgaaaatgcagaggcatctcagcgAACACCTTgagttgcttcaaaccgagttcaaccagcttgtcataagtgccgatatggcgggcaggttacaacatgctgatcggatcaaagtatccaatcgaatcacaggatgtatgcaagctcaaactcaactatgggctgctattcaagggccaattatgtgtgccatagaaaaaccactggtttctcaaaaacaagaaattttaaaaccattggttttacaagaacaagaaatatagccaccggttgtaaaacaatatgttgaggattctaatactcaagaaacaagcgttaatctatcatcagcctttgatgatctagataaagcaacaattgatgaggataactcatcaagtcaaccctccgcctatggggtaaaagaggaagagatcaatcttaggccccacactgacaagggaaaatctaagattgatactaacccagctgtCATTTCTTCATTttaggtttatcaacaaagatgggagaaattaagtacaagaagtgaaatcaacccgatcacttgcagggttgatgttgcagaaATATATCCAatggtttggctaaaaaacaatgtcaatcctaaggatgtaaaactatggtatgaatttggggctctagcctcagtttatacaacttcaccaggcttccaggaaatatcacaactaccaaaatggattcagaaagcagtacaagaaacatgggcaaataatgatcatttttccagaggagatgtgctcgagttaacttctttagtgcagctccagaaccaacagggaaaggatcacacgagccctttcatttcatcaagctaaggagacctgacatgaataatcaaagatttatcaaggatcctatatctgaagaaataccattggtgtccatctttggagaaaatgaaatttcaaccagaagggcatggggtatttgggtttgtctcaccgagatggataaggtcaagtttccgttcaaattttatcaaaattctgtgaacggatcattcctgttaaacacaatgacaaaaaaaactacggattttgcggaagaactcttcgaaaagaagaggagctttttgtggaacaacaagctgccggggagtaaagaaactcgccgaaaattttgtaacatggctcatatcggaagatggtcagagaatatctgcccagaatgtccaaaccaaaaggagccagaattcgtaAAAATCTtcaaaccccgaacggatcgaaaagattttttcgagacaagcaaaggtggactgGGACCACCAAAACCGCATTTTCCCATgggcccactgcaaaagcaaaagatgccccgacaacaataaagaaggcatgtgaggagaataaatccaaaagaaaaagtcaagcatgtgacttctccactagtaaaatatgtcatcgggcatgtgactttcccactagcaaaagaagtcatcaataatggcataaagaattcaagacaactgtaagattccctgaagtttatcggtgaaacgagtggaacttcgGCTATAAATACAGGATTTTGAGAAAGATGAAGACATCGATAatttccttcagttttcttacaaatacaacattgtaatatttctctttctaagtttgtattaagtttttacttttatgtatttcaagaacaaggctactatgagtagctaaactagttatctcctcctcttcaaaggaagttgatttatgtaataatatgttgtctgaataaatttccgaagctcttctctatcatgttattttatttaaaaaattaagcttttactaTACGCCCTAAGGTAGGAAACGAAATAGGGTTATGCTAGCTGCTGCTGAAGGAGTCTGTGTCAGGAATCATCGATTGCGATTGCGTGGTTTGTTTGTGAGGAACAACCTGTAAAACCCGGTGTATGTAACCCGGCAACAgtgtggtcaaagaggtatttttctttaatttactGACGGAAGCATGATGTGATTAagcctttaaattttaaatagcaAAATAAAGAGTGGAATGagcattatttagttttaaggaaaaattcaagaaactatTTAATGAATTAGGGATATATTTGGAACATGAAAAGTGAAAGGGATATAATACGAAAAATGAAAAAGATACAGGGATATATTTAGGAATTATCCCGCAACATGGACTGCACCCTTTAGTGGATGGTTCGTGACGTCATATTGAGATGAGTTATAGAAGTAACTACCTCGATTGTTTTCAAAACCACGACCACTTCTACGTCCATGTCCATGTCCATGACCTCGACCTTGGCCATGACTAGGGGTGGGCGCGGGTCGGGTTTTGTCGGGTCAGGTACCCGACATGTCGGGTAGTAATTTTGACTATCCGAACCCGATCCAAAAAAATTGGATACCCAATATTTCGGGTATCGGGTACTCATTTTTTTGGGTAAGTTCGGGTACCGGTATTTAGGTAccctttttttgtttttacaaATTCATTGAATGCAAAATCAATCCATATTTACTTATTTTCCACaagttttggaaaaaaattctCAACTCTgtcaaacaattaaataatcgAGATCTATGGAAAAATAATCATCATTCCTCAAGTGATGTATGGTATACCCAATACAAGGAAAAACGAGCGACCATTTTAGTTGAACAATGAAAATAGAGAGGAAAATGGAAGATAATATTGGGCTTTAAATATTCGACTTACATAAATATGAGCTTGGATAACACATACtaatatatattgaattttcaaaaaaaacaaaaaccatgTCGCCAACTCGAAAGACATAATGTCGGGTTTGGGTTCTACCCAAACCCAACTTTTTGTAAAACTACCCGACccggtcgggtcgggtcgggtcggttaTCGGGTATCTAGAGGTGAGCATTCAGTTAATTCGGTCAAAAACGAACCGATTTAACCGAAATCAAATTAACCGAATTATTTTTTGGCTAaccaaaccgaaccgaatttatGCTAAAACCGATTTGACCGAACCGAATTaaaaatcggttaattcggttaccgaccgaattaaccgatttttttaaaaaaattataaaataagaaattttataaaattaataattgaaatataatatttttatcattataaaaatatattaagcttaaaaaaattaaaataacaaaaattaagtaaaatattaaatataaacacattaaaaatatattataaattatatataaggcctaataaacaaaattcaaaatttatttatttataattcggTTAACCGAATTAGCCGAATTTTCTTTTAAGAAAaccaaaaaccgaaccgaaataaCCGATTTAACCGAATTTTCGAATTGAGTCGGTTCGGTCTGTTAATTCATTTTAACCAAAATTTTGCTCACCCCTACGGGTATCCGACCCCAAACGCCCACCCCTagccacgaccaaaatcttgtttacgactttgattttggtttctaagtttaaattcatttttacttacgaaATTTACTTCTGAAAATGTAGTTGATCTAGTGGATCGGGACTAATGATTTTTCATTAGCAGCTCGTTGTTCTTTTCTGTCATAAGAAGACATGCGATAAGTTTAGAATATCTAGCAAATCCATACACTCTATATTGTTGTTGTAGAGTTGTATTTGAtgcataaaaaatgaaaaatcttTTCTCAAGCATTTTCGATTCCGTAACCTCATgtccacaaaattttaattgcgagaTTATTCGATAAATTGCAGAGTTATAATCACTGACTCTCttaaaatcttggaatcttAACGTATTTCATTCATCATGGACGGTCGGAAGTATAACTATCCTTATATGTTCAAATCTTTCCTttaatcattttcataaagCCATGGGATATTTTCAATGAGATATTCACATTTTAATCATTTATCAAGATGTCGACGTAAAAATATCATAGTCTTTGCTTCATCTTGTGATGATGAGATATTATTTGTTTTAATGGTCTCatttagacccaatgactcaatatgcatttctacatcgagagGCCATTGCATATAATTTTTTCCTGTAATGTCAAGCACAACAAATTTGATCTTTGACAAGTTTGatatggtggtactagaaaaaaaTAACAATGTGTTTTATTAGttaaattttaaatctattaatatgataatacaaattaatggATAAACTATAAGTACAagcatacttaaaaataaaaataaaaaacgtaCGGCAAATATTCACCGATAAATACAAGACTAGTGAGTATAATAACCAAAATAGTTATAGAGAATGACCTTGAAAGaaccatcttcttcttcttcttcctttttAAGTAGAGAGAAAAATTGATAAAGAATAATTTTTAGGGAGGAAGGATAAGTTTGGAGTGATTGAATGTGtttgaaaatcatatttataggaCAAAAATTAGTCTTTTAAGATCGTTTATAATAGATACAAATACAAAAATTTATGatagttaaaaaattaattcgTTTATGTTAAGTAAAATTTACGGTAATAATATGATGTATATAATGTTAATCatagttaaataattatgtatatcacaTAACATTATTATAATAAGATGTCAATaactccttttatataatagtgtGAAATTATATAGATACagttattataataattatataacatgatattatatatattacacaataaaaatttataaacaataatatataatataatcatatcacgttattataatgaGGTGTCAGTGattccttttatataataacatgatattatatattaaagtatatacacaataaaaatatataaataataaaataaatattcttacttGTTTAATATTCTTACATTTTCCTTATGTTTTGGAGCTTGGAAAAATATGGAGAATCATAAAAATTCGTGttgataacgtgttataaaaaataaaaatttatgataaaaagtaaaaatatcaaaaatatcaaactccacacttttaaaattttcttcacTCAATTGTGATCTTCACAAATGAAGATGACTATTTATAGAACCTCATTTGAGTAGAGTTAAAAAATACACATTTAATAATTTTACTATTTACAAataatcacatacttattttcAACATTTTCAACTCTTATCTTCAACActtattttatatttcaatgactttattttttatttactaCTTATGTCTTTCATCTTTcaatgttatttttaatttaaaaatataaaaaattaatttattcataaattatttatgcaAGTGGATTTTCACTTCTAAATTATCGACTTGAATACCAATTAAAAAAGTAGAGAGAATTTCAAGCTCTGATATTTTTGCATCTTGCTTTGGAATCGGATGATTAGAAATGGTCCTTGAAAGCATTTATTTTCGGCCATTTCACATGCTGCACATGGACTATGTCCACGATCAAACATCCCTCAtgattcaaaaatcaaaatctaCAAAGAAAGGTAAAATAAGATCAAAAAGCACAAATTTAGTTGCCAAACAAGGCTAAAGAAAGGTTGTCTAGTTTGTGTGCAAATGAGCCGATCgaatttcataaaataaaaaattaaggtTTGAGTTCGccttgaattaaaaatattatatattttagttCGAGCTCAATTCAAAGctctaaaatttcaaatattttgctTGAATTCGGTCGAAAATGAAGTTTGAGTCCGGCTCGAAAATATTCGATCATAATCGTAAACTATTCGAACTATTACTCAGATATTAATCTTCGAGAAGTTCGTTAAAAAACTCGAAATGTATGAAGAGTTCGAAatgcatatatatttattacataattatattatattatattcaaaaataaaataattttatattgagttcgcctcgaaaaaaagttcgaacatgtttgagttcgataagttcgaatacaaatcaaatatttatctagGCTTGAAAACTCGCTAACAAACTTGATTCTTGTAACACCCCTAGTCTTTTACCTGTCCAGTCTCCAGTGAAACCAAAGGCAAAACCAAAAAATTCTATTAGATGTCAAGAATTTAGATGTGATGGAATTtcattattgttatttttcaaaactctttaacaaaataaatatcAGTAGTAAATTATTGTTTTTGAACAATTACATTtttggctttttttttttaaaaaaaaggaagtTGAATCATTAAATTAAAGAAAGTCATACTTAATAAGAATTAAATATGCAGGGGTTGTGAGTTGTGACGAAACTAAACGTACAAAATATAGGTTCAAGGAAGTAAATGGTAAGTGATTGTAGGCAAAACTCATTTTCATTCACATGCATCATCAATTATCTATACCAGTAAAAAATGCACACTCTTTGTAGAAAAgaagttttttttaaagcaaATCATGGAGTTAATGGGAGAAGTTTTTAGTGAAATATTGGGTATAAAAggttaattttgaaataaataaatttggtgTCCTCAAAGTAGTTACTATAATAGACAgatcttttatataatagtatagataCAAAAAAGTAAGATATTGATTTGTAATTCGTGAAAATAGATTGGCAGCAATAAATAGCAAATTCAAAGCATTAACAGGAGCACGAGACACTTAAGAACTCATCACAGAACCGGAGTTTCCCTTGCATTCAGCCAGCTTATCCATGTAGAATTGACAGTAGTTGCTGATGTTTGTACCGGAACCCGAGTTTCTCTTGCATTCAGCCAGCTTATCCATGTATAATTGACACTTGCTGATGTCTGTGCCATTGCTATTCATACactggggaaaaaaaaaaaagacacatGTTACACACTTGCAAGGAAATTAAAGAAACAGAGCTTGGAGTGTACTTTGTCCAAAAAATTATAACTTGGTTCAGCTATATATCAATTTAATAATCCAGACAAAAAATCGAAAGCACTACTTTGCAATATTATCTATTTCAGACACTGTCCAAGAAGCAAAGAGATATCTTTTGAGAGGAAATATTGACTTTTCTAACAAGTTAGGATGTGAAGGTTTTATAATCAAATTAAGCTGCTGGCCCATCAAACTTTTATAAACATCAGGGGTTCGTTATTTTTTTCCTAGTAAGTAAGTagtttaaacatttaaaaaaaaaaaaaaaaattcaaaaagagAGTGGTAAAATAAAGTTCCTAGCTCATTGCGGTACTTACATCTTGGAGTGCCTTAGAATGCAGACCACAAGCATCAGAACCACTTGAATCAGCTTGCCAGACAACTGCCTTGTGTTCTTGTTCAACTGTACGAGGACCCAAAACAGCATTCGCGATTGCAATTCCGATTCCAAGTTGTATTCCTACACAAATACAAGAAGGTGAAAATTAAGATAGATTATTCCAAGAGGATCCAGATCTTATCACTAAACTTGGATAATTTCCTCGTACCTCGGGCTATGCCTCCAAACAGAGATCCATCAGAACTGTTTTGGGTAGGGGCAGGGCGGGGAACTGGACGTGCAGGTGCGGGTGCGGGTGCATGTACAGGGTGGGGAACTGGACGTGCAGATCTTCCTGTGTATATCATCAGATAATGAATATTCAAGTATCTATGATCGCTACATTTTAAATCTAACAATTGTAACTCATAAACAATAGAATATTGTATTTAAATTGCATGTACCagcaacaaaacaaatcaaaatctATAGCACCACAACAAAACAGATCAAACTAGCTACGAGAAAATTAAGTTTGGCTTTTCACCAACCAAGATTACATTTACATAACATGGCCAGTACTGTAAATCCAATTAAAGCctagaaataataataattctaaaTGCAGCACTGCATGGTCATACCCAATTAACCATCCTCGTATTAGACATTAATCGTACGTGGCTCATTTTAATTAACACCAAAACATAACAAAACAAATACAAATATAATCCTTGGTATAACAAAATCCTAACAAATTCGAAAGCAATATTACTAAAAAAATGGAAAAAGTACGTAAACAAGTAACTTACCACCGGAGCTACGACGAGGCATATTTGATTTCTAGGAAAACACTGCGTACGTAGGAAAGATAGCTATAAGATAGAAAACGAGGATTGGCGAGCACGAAACCttcttataatatatatatctaacTCTAATCTGAAATCTAACTCtaatctatctatctatatctatatatatttatttacttttgtatccttaattgtttttttttacttttcgaTATTGTCCCTGATGATTTGTATTTAGACTAATTGGTATTCCGACTTTTGGATAAACTTTCACCAAACACAATGAACACGTTATTTGTGTTTTTCGATTGGATATTCGCAAAAGGTTTGTAGCATGAATGATTCTCCTGGCTTGTTTTTGGGCAGATAAAAGCGTGTGTTTCTGGCAAGTGAATTAATTTGATACCATTTGctctttcgtttttttttttaaaaaagcaaaCTGATATATTAATTAGAATCAAAAGAGGTAACAAACCGAATTACAGACTAGGACAGATTGATACAACTGTCAAGATCAGGCAAATAAAAATTGATCAAACTAGTTTTTCaatttttatgagattttttttattaaagtaAGATAAAgtgtttttttgtaattttgtaaGAGTATTAGTTTAAGTTGATTGAGCGGACCAAAGATATACATTTTCGAAAAATATACATATCTTGgcagaaaatatttatttattaagcaAAATTTCGTTTGCATGGcacatgcataaatataaactaGTCATCTGTCACACGCTTTGCGTGTGTAACACATTtatctttaaattttatttttaaatatttgaatttttaaaatatatatatatatatatatatatataaaataaatgagacataaaagtttaaaaattaagaaGCAAATATAACGTGTAGTGGGGGGATTGGGGGGAGAAAATGGGTGAAAGTGGTTTAGGAGTAATTCAGTCCTAACACATAAAAGACCAAACAGTTATTCTAAGACATTGAGCTATTATAATATAGAAAGATATATATGTTAGTAGGTGATGCATGCGTTTCGACTTTCGTGTAACATAATATATAGGGATGACATACCGTACTGTACCGTACCAAAAATTACGGTATAAGAAAATGCATAcctttcggtataccaaaattttcggtatataTAAATAGCATATCGATTATATCGAAATTTTACGGTATACCGATATACCGgtttataccgaaaaaaaatcttatattttttaaaaaaaattaaatttattgttttataaatagtatatatttttatttttaaaaaataatttttggtatTTCGATATACCgtatataccgaaattttgAAATGTCATACCGTTACTGTACCGAAAAATTCGGTATCAATACCGTACCGTaccaaaattttcggtataccgaaaattcggtaaattcgatattttttcggtacgatatcttTGGTATTTCGACATTTTGGTATTTTTTCCCATCCCTAATAATATACATATGTTTTACATGACATGAGTACAATGtatttatgttatatatattattaatgttTATATGAAAAGAAAGTAATTTCGAACCCGTATAAAATATACATTATACTTATAAAGTTAATTTATGATAAAtaaatatggataaataatatatgtaaataaattttattcaatttattaagaAAAGACACCTAAAAAGTAAAACAAATTCACCTTGAAACTCATATAATACAAGTTCTAACGTTTTTATAACTTAATTTATGAAtaataaattactatattaccccttaaaaacaatataaattttattttatttattgttaaaaggataaaatagtcatttaacatttttatataaaatttaatcaatcaaatcaaataaaccataatctattaatcaaatttaatactgttttaactatcattttttatttattttttattacattataata comes from Henckelia pumila isolate YLH828 chromosome 4, ASM3356847v2, whole genome shotgun sequence and encodes:
- the LOC140867704 gene encoding uncharacterized protein produces the protein MPRRSSGGRSARPVPHPVHAPAPAPARPVPRPAPTQNSSDGSLFGGIARGIQLGIGIAIANAVLGPRTVEQEHKAVVWQADSSGSDACGLHSKALQDCMNSNGTDISKCQLYMDKLAECKRNSGSGTNISNYCQFYMDKLAECKGNSGSVMSS